In a genomic window of Microbacterium amylolyticum:
- a CDS encoding DUF1611 domain-containing protein produces MVLDGKANNIHVFSGLAEAIAHTGYLPDYLICGVAPADGLLSPAQRVVLLDGISRGMHIINGLHEFLNDDAEFVAASLLTERPRGHGAERVPPACREARTGRSCRRVKRQALRHAACDGSELASTAAMLTRCDAFPPSHSW; encoded by the coding sequence ATGGTGCTCGATGGCAAGGCCAATAACATTCACGTCTTCAGCGGCCTGGCCGAGGCAATAGCGCACACCGGATACCTCCCGGACTACCTCATCTGCGGTGTCGCCCCGGCAGACGGGCTACTCTCCCCCGCGCAGCGTGTCGTTCTGCTTGACGGCATTTCCCGCGGCATGCACATCATCAACGGTCTCCATGAGTTCCTCAATGACGACGCCGAGTTCGTTGCTGCGAGTCTGCTCACCGAGCGACCTCGTGGACATGGTGCTGAGCGCGTTCCCCCTGCTTGCAGAGAAGCTCGTACCGGCCGCAGTTGTCGTCGAGTAAAACGTCAGGCGCTGCGGCACGCGGCTTGCGATGGCTCGGAGCTTGCGTCGACCGCGGCTATGCTCACGAGATGCGATGCCTTCCCGCCATCTCATTCCTGGTGA
- a CDS encoding LysM peptidoglycan-binding domain-containing protein has product MRCLPAISFLVIAAAALSGCAPSEAPLTTAQTTHSPEPSPAPTASPSPGPHTPEPSPPGSVEVSACAQVESLRVRPESDDDRLDVFGVIALRDSGPRTRANGETAFAGDQAISYEVAPGDTLGAIAERFCTTTQMIQYLNVVRRATGYSNAKDDFVLYAGDILNLDAYTITSVGHQNGVVYDYRPVIHLPPQR; this is encoded by the coding sequence ATGCGATGCCTTCCCGCCATCTCATTCCTGGTGATCGCCGCCGCCGCGCTCAGCGGATGCGCTCCCTCTGAAGCGCCGTTGACGACCGCGCAGACAACGCATAGCCCGGAACCATCACCGGCGCCGACCGCATCGCCGTCTCCGGGTCCGCACACACCGGAACCGAGCCCACCGGGGTCCGTCGAAGTATCTGCGTGCGCCCAGGTCGAATCGCTCCGTGTCCGTCCGGAGAGCGACGATGACCGCCTCGATGTGTTCGGCGTCATCGCTCTCCGCGACTCCGGTCCTCGCACTCGTGCGAACGGTGAAACGGCGTTCGCCGGGGACCAAGCGATCTCGTACGAGGTGGCACCGGGCGACACACTGGGTGCCATCGCCGAGCGCTTCTGTACGACGACCCAGATGATCCAGTACCTCAACGTCGTACGCCGTGCCACCGGGTATTCAAACGCCAAAGATGACTTCGTCCTTTACGCCGGCGACATCCTCAACCTGGACGCGTACACGATTACGTCGGTTGGTCACCAGAACGGCGTTGTGTACGACTACCGGCCGGTCATCCATCTGCCGCCACAGCGATAG
- a CDS encoding type II toxin-antitoxin system PemK/MazF family toxin codes for MLTNRDWQRIIRLSVDLLQGVFGTKRRGQAADRRPVSGGADTYEIDPRSVATLTMSYAPSPDGEPDAGEVVWTWVPYAENDGRGKDRPVLIIGRQSTDRYYGLKLTSRSHDGSREHLRLGTGGWDAQGRESWVDLDQLYSVPRHGVRREAAALDLDRFTVVAHALRTRYGWKV; via the coding sequence GTGCTTACGAACAGGGACTGGCAGCGGATCATCCGCCTGAGCGTCGACCTTCTCCAGGGTGTCTTTGGCACGAAACGGCGGGGACAGGCAGCGGACCGCCGCCCTGTATCGGGTGGTGCCGACACGTATGAGATCGACCCCCGCTCCGTCGCGACCCTCACCATGTCGTACGCTCCTTCTCCGGATGGCGAACCGGACGCAGGTGAAGTGGTCTGGACCTGGGTGCCCTATGCCGAAAACGATGGCCGCGGCAAGGATCGTCCGGTGCTGATCATCGGCCGGCAATCGACAGATCGCTATTACGGCCTCAAACTGACGAGCCGCTCCCACGACGGCTCCCGTGAGCATTTGCGTCTCGGGACGGGTGGCTGGGACGCGCAGGGACGAGAATCATGGGTCGACCTCGATCAGCTCTACAGCGTCCCACGGCACGGTGTGCGTCGTGAAGCCGCTGCGCTGGATCTCGACAGGTTTACCGTCGTCGCGCACGCTCTTCGCACGCGATACGGGTGGAAGGTCTAG
- a CDS encoding ammonium transporter encodes MDSGNLAWLMTATALVLLMTPGVAFFYGGLVKAKSVVSMMMMSFGALGLTAVLWVLYGSSMSAVDSTWAFAGNPFADFGLATTIAEGDETGEVLIGSAFGATFAIITVALISGAIADRAKFGAWMIFAGIWATLVYFPVAAWVWGGGWIEELGTIMFGEDSVSVIDYAGGTVVHINAGAAALALAIVLGKRVGFQKGIQKPHNVPLVLLGAALLWFGWFGFNGGAVFEPLGDAGNLPQGLIVINTMVTPAAAVLGWIFVEKIKDGKPTAVGAATGAVSGLVAITPACADLDPVWAIVLGLVVGAVCALAIELKWKLGYDDSLDVVGVHLVGGIIGALWLGFFARDTGLIFTGSLEQLIVQFIAVVAALVYAFVVALIIGLAIEKTIGFRVKNEDEIAGVDVSVHGEEGYALTGDDR; translated from the coding sequence ATGGATAGCGGAAATCTCGCATGGCTGATGACAGCCACCGCGCTTGTCCTTCTCATGACCCCCGGTGTCGCCTTCTTCTATGGCGGCCTGGTGAAGGCGAAGAGCGTCGTCAGCATGATGATGATGAGCTTCGGCGCACTGGGCCTTACGGCCGTTCTTTGGGTGCTCTACGGATCGTCGATGAGCGCCGTCGACAGCACATGGGCGTTCGCCGGAAACCCCTTTGCTGACTTCGGCCTCGCGACGACCATCGCCGAAGGCGACGAGACCGGTGAAGTCCTCATCGGTTCGGCGTTCGGCGCAACCTTCGCCATTATTACTGTTGCGCTGATTTCCGGTGCGATCGCTGACCGCGCCAAGTTCGGCGCATGGATGATCTTCGCCGGTATTTGGGCGACGCTGGTCTACTTCCCCGTCGCGGCCTGGGTCTGGGGCGGCGGCTGGATCGAAGAGCTCGGCACCATCATGTTCGGCGAAGACTCCGTGTCTGTCATCGACTACGCCGGTGGAACCGTCGTTCACATCAACGCCGGTGCCGCGGCCCTCGCTCTCGCGATCGTTCTGGGCAAGCGCGTTGGCTTCCAGAAGGGCATCCAGAAGCCCCACAACGTGCCGCTCGTTCTTCTCGGCGCAGCGCTGCTGTGGTTCGGTTGGTTCGGATTCAATGGCGGCGCCGTGTTTGAGCCGCTCGGTGACGCTGGCAACCTCCCGCAGGGCCTCATCGTCATCAACACGATGGTTACTCCCGCGGCAGCGGTCCTCGGCTGGATCTTCGTTGAGAAGATCAAGGACGGCAAGCCGACGGCAGTGGGCGCAGCAACGGGTGCCGTCTCGGGTCTTGTGGCCATCACCCCGGCTTGTGCTGACCTCGACCCCGTGTGGGCGATCGTCCTCGGACTCGTCGTCGGTGCTGTCTGTGCCCTGGCGATCGAGCTCAAGTGGAAGCTTGGCTACGATGACTCGCTTGATGTCGTCGGTGTCCACCTCGTCGGTGGAATCATCGGTGCCCTGTGGCTCGGCTTCTTCGCTCGCGACACCGGGCTGATTTTCACGGGCAGCCTCGAGCAGCTCATCGTTCAGTTCATCGCCGTGGTCGCGGCTCTTGTCTACGCGTTCGTTGTCGCGCTGATCATCGGTCTCGCGATCGAGAAGACGATTGGGTTCCGCGTCAAGAACGAAGACGAAATTGCCGGTGTGGATGTTTCGGTCCACGGCGAAGAGGGTTACGCCCTCACAGGCGACGACCGCTAA
- the zapE gene encoding cell division protein ZapE, with protein sequence MTPVTATTVRLVERFPQLTGEEMLSSLVPPPQFDHATFDTYRVDDSYPSQGEAKDALAQFAVGAQPIAARGLFSFGRKKQRIDAPVKPGVYLDGGFGVGKTHLLAAIYHAVPAQRKLFGSFIEYTALVGALGYKNTVDLLRGTALVCVDEFELDDPGDTMVMTRLLGELVSTGTRLAATSNTPPNALGEGRFAAQDFLREIQGMADSFRTIRIDGVDFRQRSLDSGASVEDEGDFDAALATSAGGGTASDDDFRELIAHLAHVHPSRYIRLIDQIRAVGLREVTLLTDQSEALRFVAFVDRVYDAQLPIRATGTPLNEVFSEEMLRGGYRKKYLRAISRLVASTHA encoded by the coding sequence ATGACTCCCGTGACAGCGACGACTGTGCGCCTCGTTGAGCGCTTCCCTCAGCTAACAGGCGAGGAGATGCTCTCGAGCCTCGTGCCGCCGCCGCAGTTTGATCACGCGACGTTCGATACTTACCGCGTCGACGACTCCTATCCGTCGCAGGGTGAAGCCAAGGACGCTCTCGCTCAGTTTGCCGTCGGCGCACAGCCGATTGCAGCGCGCGGGCTGTTTTCATTCGGACGGAAGAAGCAGCGCATCGATGCGCCCGTGAAACCCGGCGTGTATCTGGATGGCGGATTCGGAGTCGGCAAGACGCACCTTCTGGCAGCCATTTATCACGCCGTTCCGGCGCAGCGAAAGCTCTTCGGATCGTTTATTGAGTACACCGCCCTCGTCGGAGCGCTCGGATACAAGAACACCGTGGACCTTCTTCGCGGAACAGCGCTTGTGTGCGTCGATGAGTTCGAGCTGGATGACCCCGGCGACACGATGGTCATGACGCGCCTCCTCGGCGAACTCGTTTCGACGGGTACCCGCCTGGCGGCCACCAGCAATACGCCTCCGAACGCGCTCGGTGAGGGACGCTTCGCTGCGCAGGACTTCCTCCGCGAGATTCAGGGCATGGCCGACAGCTTCCGCACCATACGCATCGATGGTGTCGACTTCCGTCAGCGCTCCCTTGATAGCGGCGCATCGGTGGAAGACGAAGGCGACTTCGACGCGGCCCTTGCCACATCAGCGGGAGGCGGCACCGCCTCGGACGACGACTTCCGTGAGCTGATCGCTCACCTTGCTCATGTGCACCCCTCGCGCTACATCCGCCTGATCGACCAGATTCGAGCGGTGGGGCTGCGCGAGGTCACGTTACTCACGGACCAGTCAGAAGCGCTGCGCTTCGTCGCTTTCGTCGACAGGGTGTACGACGCTCAGCTCCCGATTCGTGCAACGGGTACGCCTCTGAACGAGGTGTTTAGCGAGGAGATGCTGCGCGGCGGATACCGCAAGAAGTATCTGCGGGCGATTTCTCGGCTGGTCGCGTCGACGCACGCATAG